The following are encoded together in the Pan troglodytes isolate AG18354 chromosome 6, NHGRI_mPanTro3-v2.0_pri, whole genome shotgun sequence genome:
- the ADCK2 gene encoding uncharacterized aarF domain-containing protein kinase 2 isoform X6, giving the protein MVAPWRVSVRVCLSHLRCFELRQGLSLLRPSECPRNARLCWLLLGTLPKVVSLCGDVGEGAPDVLGRRRVRCSGAAGAGPAESLPRAGPLGGVFLHLRLWLRAGALLVKFFPLLLLYPLTYLAPSVSTLWLHLLLKATETSGPTYIKLGQWASTRRDLFSEAFCAQFSKLHVRVTPHPWTHTERFLRQAFGDDWGSILSFENREPVGSGCVAQVYKAYANTAFLETDSVQRLGRASCLPPFSHTGAVGGLRELFGYLGNGRKPPENLADQSFLERLLLPKADLVGSNAGVSWAQVPGHQPEATNLIPVAVKVLHPGLLAQVHMDLLLMKIGSRVLGLLPGIKWLSLPEIVEEFEKLMVQQIDLRYEAQNLEHFQVNFRNVKAVKFPTPLRPFVTREVLVETYEESVPVSSYQQAGIPMDLKRKIARLGINMLLKMGQRVAELILHHARASECRDVEGFKTEMAMLVTQARKNTITLEKLHVSSLLSSVFKLLMTHKVKLESNFASIVFAIMVLEGLGRSLDPKLDILEAARPFLLTGPVCPP; this is encoded by the exons ATGGTGGCGCCCTGGCGCGTCTCCGTCAGGGTTTGCCTGTCGCACCTGAGGTGCTTCGAGCTCAGACagggactcagcctcctgaggcccTCCGAGTGCCCTCGCAACGCCAGGCTCTGCTGGCTTCTGCTGGGCACTTTGCCCAAGGTCGTCTCCCTGTGCGGGGACGTGGGTGAGGGGGCCCCTGACGTTCTGGGTCGGCGAAGGGTCCGCTGCAGCGGGGCGGCTGGCGCGGGGCCCGCGGAGAGCCTCCCCCGAGCGGGACCTCTGGGCGGCGTCTTCCTGCATCTCCGCCTCTGGCTTCGCGCCGGCGCTCTGTTGGTGAAATTCTTCCCCCTCCTACTCCTCTACCCCCTCACCTACCTGGCTCCCAGCGTCTCCACCCTCTGGCTCCACCTGCTTCTGAAAGCCACCGAGACCTCAGGCCCAACCTACATCAAACTGGGCCAGTGGGCCAGCACCCGGCGCGATCTGTTTTCGGAGGCTTTCTGTGCCCAATTTTCCAAGCTGCATGTCCGAGTGACGCCCCACCCGTGGACTCACACTGAGCGCTTCCTTCGGCAGGCTTTTGGGGATGACTGGGGGAGCATCCTCTCTTTTGAGAACCGGGAACCTGTGGGCTCAGGCTGCGTGGCCCAGGTGTACAAAGCATACGCCAACACTGCCTTCCTGGAGACTGACAGCGTCCAGAGACTTGGCAGGGCCTCCTGTCTGCCGCCCTTCTCACATACTGGGGCAGTCGGTGGGCTGAGAGAGCTCTTTGGATACCTTGGAAATGGCCGGAAACCTCCAGAAAATCTCGCAGACCAGTCGTTTCTAGAAAGGCTGCTCCTCCCTAAAGCTGACCTGGTTGGATCAAATGCAGGGGTGTCTTGGGCTCAGGTCCCTGGCCACCAACCTGAGGCCACCAACCTCATCCCCGTGGCAGTGAAA GTGTTGCACCCTGGCCTGCTCGCTCAGGTGCATATGGACCTGCTGCTGATGAAGATTGGCAGCCGAGTCCTCGGACTTTTGCCAGGCATCAAGTGGCTTAGCTTGCCTGAGATTGTGGAGGAATTTGAGAAGCTGATGGTCCAACAG ATTGACCTGCGTTACGAAGCTCAGAATCTAGAACACTTCCAGGTCAACTTCCGGAATGTGAAAGCCGTCAAGTTCCCCACCCCTCTGCGCCCCTTTGTCACCAGAGAAGTCTTGGTGGAAACGTATGAA GAGAGTGTGCCTGTGTCCAGTTACCAGCAGGCAGGAATTCCCATGGACTTGAAAAGGAAGATTGCACGGCTGGGGATCAACATGCTCCTGAAGATG GGCCAGAGAGTGGCTGAGCTGATCCTGCATCATGCCCGGGCCAGCGAGTGCAGGGACGTGGAGGGGTTCAAAACCGAGATGGCCATGCTGGTGACCCAGGCCAGGAAGAACACCATCACCCTGGagaag ctTCATGTGTCCAGCCTTCTCTCTAGTGTCTTTAAGTTGCTGATGACTCACAAG GTAAAGCTTGAGAGCAACTTTGCCTCCATTGTGTTTGCCATCATGGTGTTGGAGGGGCTTGGCCGCTCACTGGACCCCAAACTGGACATCCTGGAGGCAGCGAGGCCCTTCCTCCTCACGGGCCCAGTGTGCCCCCCGTGA